A genomic segment from Pelobates fuscus isolate aPelFus1 chromosome 7, aPelFus1.pri, whole genome shotgun sequence encodes:
- the LOC134569213 gene encoding E3 ubiquitin-protein ligase TRIM39-like gives MTSADLREELTCSVCTAIYTDPVTLTCGHSFCLVCITKTWDSLEFRRYSCPECRQLFMTKPELKRNMKMCNIVKHFLSLHPEQEEVGIPCTYCIHSPVPAAKLCLHCDASLCENHLKVHSNSMEHILIEPTTSLGKRKCSIHKEILKYHCCEDAVCICVSCRVEGEHKGHHVENLKEASEKMKEKLRNILEKLASKKEEVERKVSGLQKHMREVQERAASVIEGVTALIRGVMEQVEDLEKKIICEVFRQEEQVLLQASNLIQQMELKKEKLSRNMVDIEEVYNKNDPLTVLQGWVPDWTDCYDAEERNNEDMESDNKKVHAVGDLDVGLVSVTLYSGLSRAVTGTHHIVQESSCMSVDVNTGSDMLLDVNTASNNVTVSGDLKTVSRSKISQGRPETPERIEYNQVLSTRGLSSGQHYWEVEVGETGRWIIGMAYPSMVRKGKLSWIGMNNMSWGLLRSYNKQYSVIHDNEEINLLHVASCQRLGIYLDYEVGRLSFYELSDPIRHLHTFAATFTEPLHAGFGVGQNAWVRIRTLNDV, from the coding sequence ATGACATCTGCTGATCTGAGAGAAGAGCTGACCTGCTCTGTCTGTACAGCCATTTATACAGATCCGGTAACTCTGACATGTGGACACAGCTTCTGCCTTGTCTGTATCACAAAAACATGGGACAGCCTGGAGTTCAGAAGGTATTCTTGTCCTGAATGCAGACAACTGTTTATGACAAAACCCGAGCTTAAAAGAAACATGAAGATGTGTAATATAGTAAAGCATTTCCTATCTCTTCACCCAGAGCAAGAGGAGGTGGGAATCCCCTGCACTTACTGTATTCACTCTCCAGTACCTGCTGCTAAACTGTGCCTGCATTGTGACGCTTCTCTATGTGAAAACCATCTTAAAGTCCACAGTAATTCCATGGAACATATTTTAATTGAACCCACAACATCCTTGGGGAAGAGAAAATGTTCTATCCACAAAGAAATCCtaaaatatcattgctgtgagGATGCTGTCTGCATTTGTGTGTCCTGCAGGGTGGAGGGAGAGCACAAGGGCCATCATGTAGAGAATCTTAAAGAGGCCTctgaaaaaatgaaagaaaaactgagaAATATTCTCGAGAAACTGGCATCCAAGAAAGAGGAGGTTGAGAGAAAGGTCAGTGGTCTACAGAAACACATGAGGGAAGTGCAAGAAAGAGCAGCTAGTGTAATAGAAGGAGTCACTGCCTTAATCAGGGGCGTCATGGAGCAAGTAGAGGACCTAGAGAAGAAAATTATCTGTGAGGTATTCAGACAGGAAGAGCAAGTGTTACTGCAAGCCTCAAACTTAATTCAGCAGATGGAACTAAAGAAGGAGAAACTGTCCAGGAATATGGTTGACATTGAGGAGGTGTATAACAAGAATGATCCATTAACTGTCTTACAAGGATGGGTGCCAGACTGGACTGATTGTTATGATGCAGAAGAGAGAAACAATGAGGACATGGAGAGTGATAATAAAAAGGTCCATGCTGTAGGGGATCTTGATGTGGGTTTGGTCTCAGTGACCTTATACTCAGGTTTATCGAGAGCTGTGACTGGAACACATCACATAGTACAGGAGTCTTCATGCATGTCAGTGGATGTAAACACAGgttcagacatgttactggatGTAAACACTGCCAGTAATAATGTGACTGTATCTGGTGACTTGAAAACTGTATCCAGGTCAAAAATAAGTCAGGGTCGCCCAGAAACACCGGAGAGAATTGAATATAATCAGGTCTTAAGTACCAGGGGTTTATCTTCAGGGCAGCATTACTGGGAAGTGGAGGTCGGGGAAACAGGGAGATGGATTATAGGGATGGCCTATCCCAGTATGGTCAGGAAAGGAAAACTGTCATGGATCGGGATGAATAACATGTCCTGGGGTTTGTTGAGATCATATAATAAACAGTACTCAGTGATACATGACAATGAAGAAATTAATTTGCTTCATGTTGCTTCCTGCCAGAGATTAGGGATATACCTGGACTATGAGGTTGGGCGTCTGTCCTTTTATGAGCTAAGCGACCCAATCAGACATTTACACACCTTCGCTGCCACCTTCACTGAACCACTTCATGCAGGTTTTGGTGTGGGGCAGAACGCCTGGGTAAGAATCCGTACATTGAATGATGTGTGA